The genome window CTCCAGAAAGGAATGAAGTCTCCGGCAGAAGAAAAAGACGTTGAGAAGCGTTGGGCGTGCGGAGGCAGAAATCCAAAGTAACCGCAAAGAGAGAGATGCCGAGTGGCGGCGTGACGCGGAGTTTCGCCGGGATCACTACGACGAATCAATACAACAAGCGCCTGCAGCCCAGTCTGCTCTCGGCGGCGACCACGGGCTCGGGCAGCCAGACCGTCCTCAGCCTGACGTATGATTTCCACCTGGGCGGGAACGACAACGGCAACGTGTACGCCATCCTGAACAACCGCGACGCGGCGCGCTCGGCCGGCTACAGCTACGATGCGCTGAACCGGGTGGCGGCGGCGGTGGACCAGGCCAACGGCGTCAACTACGCGACGGCGGCCAGCTACGCGCCGCCGGGCGAGCTGGCGGGGGTGACCTACGGAGCCAGCGGGACGTTTGCCGGGATCGTGACCGCGAACAGCTTCAACAACCGGCTGCAGCCGGCGAGCATTCACGCCTCGTCGTCGGCGGGGACGGTGCTGGACCTGAGCTACAGCTTCAACAGCGGGACGGCGCAGGCGCCGGTGGACAACGGCACGCTGGTGCGGATCGCCAACAACCGCGACCTGAACCGCAGCCAGAACTTCACCTACGACGCGCTCAACCGCATCACCGCGGCGTGGACCGACGGGACGAACTGGGGCGACACTTACACGGTGGATGCCTGGGGCAATCTCACCAACAAGACCCAGATGCAAAGCAAGACCGGGGGCGGAAACCGGGGAAACCGGGGACAGACGGGACGTTTTCTCGTGGTTTGGACGCATGGGTGAACTTGCGAGAGCGGTGGTGGCGGGTGTCGCGCCCCACGCCCGAAAACGCCTATATCCCTCGCCAAGCCCGGGGTTGGCTGGAGTGGGGGCGTCGACGTCCACGGAAAAACATGGTTCCCTCGTTCGCGCTCGGTCGCGTGCGCTCCTTCGCGCTCGCTCGGGATGACAATGCTAGAGGAAGCGGGTCATGGCACGGCTGAAGCCGCGCCCTGATACAAGGCGTCCATTGGCCGCAGTCCCTCGCTGCGCTCGGGATGCGAGAGAAAAGCGGGCCTGAGCGGACCACCCCGAACTTCCCCACTCAAGCCAAAAGCGGGCTGAGTGGGCACTCCGCGCTTGCGAAGGTCGCGAACGGCTAGCCCTTCCCCTCCAGCTTGCGCAGGGAGGAGCGGGCGGGCTCGAAGTCAGGGTCCAGCTCGCAGGCGGCGCGCAGGAAGGCCAGGGCGTCGTCGGAGCGTCCTAATCCCAGGGCGCACAGGCCCAGGTTGTAGCTGGTAGCGGCGGAGCGGCCCAGCATCTGCTCCGAGGCCTGGAAGAGGGGCAGGGCGTCGGCGAAGTAGCGTAACTCCAGCAGGATCACCCCGCAATCGAAGGCGAGGACGTTCTCGTCGGGATGGACGGGAAAGCGGTTGGCCCAGGTGCGCAGCACCGCCTGGCGCAGGTCGCTGCGCTCGCGCGCCGCGCCGCCAAGCTGCCGCGTGATCACGGGAAAGAGGCGCAGCAGGGCGATGGGGTCCCAGCGGGTGAGGCGCAGCACCGCCAGCGCCTGCGGCAGGGAGAGGCTCTCCAGTTGCGCATTCAGCCAGCCCAGCAGGCTGAAGAGGTCGTCGGGGCCGAAGGCCTGCTGGGATTCGCGGTAGGCGGCGGCGGTCTGCGGAAAGCGCTCGCCGCGGCGGCCGCGGAGGAAGGCGCAGAGACTGAGGTTGGCGGAGCGCTTGTCGGGCAGGAGCGCGGCGCCGCCCCCGGCGCTGACGTACTTCGCCAGCGCGTCGAAGTTCACCGTCTGGGAGAAGCAGTCGGGGCCGTGGAATTCCAGGGTGGGCGGGCCCTGGGAGAGGGCCAGGTCGTCCTCAGCAGTGTAGCCCTTGTCGGCGGCCAGCAGCAGCAGCGGGGCATGGGCGGCAGCGCGCCGGGCCTCTTCCAAGAGCTGGAGCGCGGCGGTGGGGAAGAGCACGGTGGCGGCGGGCAGGCGACTGCGGTAGTGCTCGAGGATCTGGTTCCAGGAGGGATCGGGATAACGCTGGGGGCGCAGGGGAACGTTGCGCCAGCTCAACTGGAGCTGGGAGAGGGCCGGGGTGGTGCCCGCGCCCGGCTGCGGAGAGCGGGTGGTGAGCAGGGCCTCGGAGATGGCGCCCGCGGAGATCACGAAGGCGTCCTGGGGCAGGCTGTCGAAGAGGTAGTTGGCGATCAGCACCAGCGCGCCCGGGGCTGCGCCGGCCAGCAGAGAAGCGAGGGGCTGGCCGCTCTCATACAGAGCGAAGTCGAGCAGGCCGCGGGCGGCGAAGTCGGCGAGGTAGGGATTGGCGCGCCAGGCGGCGAGCGAGGCGGGGGCGCAGTCGGCCATACAGTAGCGAATGCTCCCGGGGGCGAGGCCGCGCTGCGCGAGGCGGGCGGTCAGGTGGCGCAGGAAGAGGCAGGCGAAGCGGCCGGGCCCGGCGCCCAGGTCGAGGATGCGCAGAGGGTGGGCGGGCGAGAGCGCGGGCGCGCCGGCCTCGGCTTGCTGGCAATCCTCGAGGAAGGCGGCGACCAGCCCGGCCTGGATCTCGGCCAAGAAGGGATTGTTGGTGATGTACTGCGGGACCAGGTCCTCGCTCCAGGCCTTGGGGCCCCGCTCGACGTAGAAGTCGCGCTGGCGCTGCCAGAGCAGGGACTGGGAGAGAGGGCGGTCACTCTCCAGGAGAAGCGGCTCGGGAGCGGCCGGCGCCGGCCCAGCGGGCGGAGTCGGCTTGGGAGGCGGGGACATGGGGGTGGAGATGGCCAGGCGGCGAGCGCCTATTGTACCCAATCGGAGACACGGGAATGCCGGAGGGCACAGCGATGGCTCGTCGCGGCGATAGGGGTCTTTCGGTCGCCCTTGCTTTCCCCGTTTCCCGCAGAGCGGGACCCGGGACGCTCGGGCTCCCTCAGGATGACAATCCAAAAGGAAACCGTCCGAAAGGGCAAAGGGCCCGGGAGATGACATCTCCCGGGCCCGGGATCCGGCAGGGCCGCGGCTAGCTGCGCGCCGGGAAGATGCCCTGCAAGGCGATGCAGAAGTTCAGGGTCAGGTAGGGCGGCATGTTGTTGTGGGGCAGGCTGCCGCCGGTGATGGCGAGGGCGAAGGGGTTCATCTGCACATTGGTCGGCGGGTTGGAGGGGGCGTAGACATTGCCGAATCCCTTCTGTCCCGAGGACCAGGCGTTGTTGGTGGGGCTGGCCGAGTTGTTTGTGCCGGGGAGACACTGCACGCCGTGGCTGTGCGCCGGCATCTCGGTCTGCAGCAGGGTGACGAACTGCTCCCCGCCGATCTCGCCCTGGACGCGCAGGCTGAGGCCGGGACCCTGACCCTGCTGCATGGGGGCGGAGCCCTCCAGGTTGGGAAGCGCGAAGGTGCTCTTGCCGTCGCCGCCGTAGAAAGTGCCGACCAGGGAGAAGAGGGCAGTGTTCTGGCTGATGGGCAGGAGCTGGCCGTCGCAGAAGGCCCAGCCGGTGGGAGCGAAGTTGAAGGGGAAGATCCGGATCTCAGCTACGAAGTTGTCGGCCATGGCGATGCCTCGTCTCCGCCTAGTTCTGCGAGGGGAAGATCCCCTGCAGGGCGATGATGAAGTTGAGGACCAGATAGGGCGACATGTTGTCGTGGGGCTGGCTGCCGCCGGTGGAGGTGATGTCCGCCGCATTCATGGCGGTGTTGGAGCTGCCGTTGTAGAGGCTCGGGTTCGCGCACCACAGGTTTCCCGCAGGGCTGGGCAAGGTGGGATTGGCGGGGGAGCCCACGGCCTGGTGGGTGTGAGCGGGCAGCTCGGAGATGATGAGGGTGTGGGCGGCCTCGCCGCCGACCTGGCCCAAAGTGAAGCCCGAGCCCATGTGGACGGGGACGCGGCCCTGCAGGTTGGGCAGAGCGAAATTGGTCTGCCCGTTGCCGCCATAAGTGGTGCCCAGCAGGGCGAACAGGGCCTGGTTCTGGTTGATGGGCAGGATCTGCCCGTTGCACAGGGCCCAGCCCTTGGGGGCGAAGTTGAAACTGATGATCTTGATCTCACTGAGGAACGGCGTTCCCATAAGCGTCTCCTAAGACTTGCGAACCCCCGCCGGGCTCTAGGTCGGGCTGGGGAAGACCCCGAACAGGGAGAGGATGAAGTTGATCACCAGGAACGGCAACATGTTGTCGTGAGGCTGGGAGCCGCCGCTCGAGGCCAATACGTTGGCGGCCATGGCGGTGTTGGGAGCGGCGGTGGAATACAGGCTCTTGGAGCCGGAGGAGGCCCACACGCCGTTGGCGGGGCTGTTCTGGCCGCCGGTGCCGGAAAAGGCCTGAGGAGCGTGGGTGTGCCCCGGGATCTGGCTGGTCGTGAGGGTGACCGACTCCTCGCCGGCGGCCTGGGCCAGGACATAGGGGATGCCGGCCTGCGTGCCCGCGTGGATGGGCACGCGAGATTGCAGGTTGGGCAGGGCGAAGGTCTCCTGGCCGTCGCCGCCATAGGTGGTGCCGATCAGATTGAAGAGAGTCTCGTTCTCGGAGATGGGAAGCAACTGGCCCTGGCAAAACGCCCAACCCGCAGGGGCGAAGTTGCCGGCGAACATGCGGATCTCACCGACGTAGGGTTGCGACATCCATCCCTCCTGCTCCGGGGACGCGGGGAGCGCGTCGCCGGTTGGATCGCCGGCGGGGAAGGCAAGCCTGCCGCCGGTCGGGGACTGCTGAAAATATCCTGCGTTGCTGCTGGCGAAGGGGAAGGGACGCGTGGTACTATGCCCTCTCCCCACCGCCCCTGTCAAGGCGGTTTACTTACCCGGCAACAACTTGTGATCACGCCCGGAGAACGCTAGAGTGTGGCGGCGTTCCGGGGAGGAGGGGGAGCATGAGCAAGAGTTCACGGCGGGCGTTTCTGGCGACGACGGGAGCCTTCCTGGCCGCCGCCGCGGCCCTGCCTCTGCAGGCGGCCGCGCAGGCGCCGGCGGCCGATGCCGGAGGGCCGGCGGGAAGGGCGTCGGACCCGGCCAACGCCTGGCTGGGCGACCAGCCGCAGTATCAGACCATCTCGCTCTACCAGTTCACGCCGCAGATGTTCCAGCCGCTGATCGGCTCGAGTTTTGTGGTCACCGACAGCCAGGGGCATCGGCTCGGGCTGCGCTTGACGGCGGTGAGCGACCTGAGCAAGCAGAATCCGGGCTCCCGCACGGCCTTCTCGCTCAGCTTCCAGCAGCAGGGAGGCAAAGCGCTGGAGCAGGGGACCTACCAGTTCTCGGCTCCGCCCCTGGGCACGTTCCTGCTGTTCGTGGTTCCTTCCAAGACGCTGCGGCAGACGACCTACAC of Terriglobales bacterium contains these proteins:
- a CDS encoding tail fiber protein, which encodes MGTPFLSEIKIISFNFAPKGWALCNGQILPINQNQALFALLGTTYGGNGQTNFALPNLQGRVPVHMGSGFTLGQVGGEAAHTLIISELPAHTHQAVGSPANPTLPSPAGNLWCANPSLYNGSSNTAMNAADITSTGGSQPHDNMSPYLVLNFIIALQGIFPSQN
- a CDS encoding tail fiber protein, which gives rise to MADNFVAEIRIFPFNFAPTGWAFCDGQLLPISQNTALFSLVGTFYGGDGKSTFALPNLEGSAPMQQGQGPGLSLRVQGEIGGEQFVTLLQTEMPAHSHGVQCLPGTNNSASPTNNAWSSGQKGFGNVYAPSNPPTNVQMNPFALAITGGSLPHNNMPPYLTLNFCIALQGIFPARS
- a CDS encoding tail fiber protein; the encoded protein is MSQPYVGEIRMFAGNFAPAGWAFCQGQLLPISENETLFNLIGTTYGGDGQETFALPNLQSRVPIHAGTQAGIPYVLAQAAGEESVTLTTSQIPGHTHAPQAFSGTGGQNSPANGVWASSGSKSLYSTAAPNTAMAANVLASSGGSQPHDNMLPFLVINFILSLFGVFPSPT
- a CDS encoding SAM-dependent methyltransferase — encoded protein: MSPPPKPTPPAGPAPAAPEPLLLESDRPLSQSLLWQRQRDFYVERGPKAWSEDLVPQYITNNPFLAEIQAGLVAAFLEDCQQAEAGAPALSPAHPLRILDLGAGPGRFACLFLRHLTARLAQRGLAPGSIRYCMADCAPASLAAWRANPYLADFAARGLLDFALYESGQPLASLLAGAAPGALVLIANYLFDSLPQDAFVISAGAISEALLTTRSPQPGAGTTPALSQLQLSWRNVPLRPQRYPDPSWNQILEHYRSRLPAATVLFPTAALQLLEEARRAAAHAPLLLLAADKGYTAEDDLALSQGPPTLEFHGPDCFSQTVNFDALAKYVSAGGGAALLPDKRSANLSLCAFLRGRRGERFPQTAAAYRESQQAFGPDDLFSLLGWLNAQLESLSLPQALAVLRLTRWDPIALLRLFPVITRQLGGAARERSDLRQAVLRTWANRFPVHPDENVLAFDCGVILLELRYFADALPLFQASEQMLGRSAATSYNLGLCALGLGRSDDALAFLRAACELDPDFEPARSSLRKLEGKG